One genomic region from Bacteroidales bacterium WCE2008 encodes:
- a CDS encoding Predicted protein, with the protein MKNKTLILLTLLLPLLLCCGSKEEIPELPPPVIVNPDLGGGDDGGDDQTPGEWEANRGKIVTPSGDNWTSKTIRNGITYYTFSGKEEFTNAKQQVFAIDIDLSNPSYSVKLAYTNPAPVSSEAHKMYNSIATLNAGYEAGSIYIRANGGVKSNLPNTTISTTGIPNWKSEAAFFRDADGKISIKTAGELIRPYSVPDNLTKAINALRSFYSNSSALDIISSAPMLVDDYNPVGKTFVNYDTPNWSKLNGENPQKHQRTRHPRTAIALTENNHFIMFVVDGRNSNSDGMSARELTQFMVKWFNPQYALNMDGGGSSTLCVEGEGDQETHVVNYPCDNNKYDHAGERARATHFIVVEN; encoded by the coding sequence ATGAAGAATAAGACTTTGATTTTATTGACTCTTTTGCTGCCGCTCCTTCTTTGCTGCGGCAGCAAAGAGGAAATTCCAGAACTTCCTCCTCCAGTAATCGTCAATCCTGACCTTGGAGGCGGAGACGACGGAGGCGATGACCAGACTCCAGGCGAGTGGGAAGCGAACCGTGGCAAGATAGTGACGCCATCCGGAGATAACTGGACCTCCAAGACAATCCGTAACGGAATCACCTATTATACATTCTCCGGCAAGGAGGAGTTCACCAACGCCAAACAGCAGGTATTCGCGATTGACATTGACCTCAGCAACCCAAGCTACAGCGTCAAGCTCGCTTACACCAATCCGGCGCCCGTGAGCTCCGAAGCCCACAAGATGTACAATTCGATCGCGACGCTGAATGCCGGCTATGAGGCTGGCTCCATCTACATCCGTGCAAACGGAGGAGTAAAATCCAACCTTCCAAACACGACAATCAGCACGACCGGCATTCCAAACTGGAAGAGCGAGGCCGCATTCTTCCGCGATGCAGACGGCAAGATTTCCATCAAGACAGCCGGCGAACTTATCAGGCCATACAGCGTTCCCGACAACCTTACCAAAGCAATCAATGCCCTGCGCAGCTTCTACAGCAACTCTTCGGCTCTTGACATCATCTCAAGCGCCCCTATGCTTGTGGATGATTACAATCCAGTGGGAAAGACCTTCGTGAATTACGATACTCCTAACTGGAGCAAACTCAACGGAGAGAATCCGCAGAAGCATCAGAGGACAAGACATCCTCGCACGGCTATCGCCCTGACCGAGAACAATCACTTCATCATGTTCGTGGTTGACGGGCGAAACAGCAACAGTGACGGAATGAGCGCGAGGGAGCTCACGCAGTTCATGGTGAAATGGTTCAACCCACAGTACGCCCTCAACATGGATGGCGGCGGATCTTCTACTCTTTGCGTAGAAGGCGAAGGTGACCAGGAGACTCATGTCGTGAACTATCCATGCGACAACAACAAGTACGACCACGCGGGAGAACGTGCAAGAGCAACCCACTTCATAGTAGTGGAGAACTAG